Proteins found in one Deltaproteobacteria bacterium genomic segment:
- a CDS encoding V-type ATP synthase subunit A — translation MVIAETEGEVTKNSVGVCHRRDGVSLLCEIIRIRGNRADLQVFEETRGLRIGDRVEFRPEMLSATLGPGLLGQIYDGLQKPLPRLAEKNGYYLTPGSDMPALDTEREWEWTPRVRPGEIVLAGDALGSVPEGIFDHPIMVPFGWTGEFTVEEVTKAGTHTIDDTVAVLGDPEGHERTVSMQQSWPVKRPLCVAGKRMMPSDPLVTRIRIIDSMFPIARGGTYCIPGPFGAGKTVLQQVTSRNAEVDIVIITACGERAGEIVETIREFPKLEDPRTGRSLMERTIIVCNTSAMPVAARDASVYTGITLAEYYRQAGLHVLFLADSTSRWAQAMREISGRLEEIPGEEAFPAYLESRIAGFYERAGMIRLRNGKEASVTIGGTVSPAGGNFDEPVTQATLKVVGAFHGLSRERSDARRYPAIDPTDSWSKYRGIIDPEKTAWVRSLLRRSEEVRQMIAVVGEEGTPMDDFTLMLKADFFDAAYLQQNAFDPVDGATPRERQQFVFDKALEILHLHFEFKHKDQAREVMVRITSLFRNWNYLAWDPGVLLPDQAPESRGQDSEFKRLLEEIDGFIRTMGGAADEKREGGRFEHTGREIEGGGGPGEEEEDHRSGLHKCVKSVRGDGRPRSRKTLTGEYPDWEEEESGS, via the coding sequence ATGGTCATTGCAGAGACCGAAGGCGAGGTCACAAAGAATTCCGTAGGCGTATGCCACCGCCGGGATGGTGTGTCTCTTTTGTGTGAGATCATCCGCATCCGTGGAAACCGGGCGGACCTGCAGGTCTTTGAAGAGACCCGGGGCCTGCGCATCGGAGACCGGGTGGAGTTCAGACCGGAGATGCTCTCGGCAACCCTGGGACCGGGTCTCTTGGGCCAGATCTACGACGGTCTTCAGAAGCCCCTGCCCCGGCTGGCGGAAAAGAACGGGTATTATCTGACCCCGGGGAGCGATATGCCGGCCCTGGACACGGAACGTGAGTGGGAATGGACGCCCCGGGTTCGCCCCGGAGAGATTGTCCTGGCAGGGGATGCCCTGGGGAGCGTGCCTGAAGGGATTTTCGATCATCCGATCATGGTCCCCTTTGGCTGGACCGGCGAGTTTACGGTGGAGGAGGTCACAAAGGCGGGGACCCATACCATCGACGATACCGTCGCCGTGCTCGGGGACCCTGAAGGACATGAGCGGACCGTTTCCATGCAGCAGTCCTGGCCTGTCAAGCGGCCCCTCTGCGTGGCCGGAAAACGGATGATGCCCAGCGACCCGCTGGTCACCCGCATCCGCATTATCGATTCCATGTTTCCCATTGCCCGCGGGGGGACCTACTGCATTCCCGGACCCTTCGGCGCAGGGAAGACCGTGCTTCAGCAGGTCACCTCCCGCAATGCAGAGGTGGATATCGTCATCATTACGGCCTGCGGGGAACGTGCCGGCGAGATAGTGGAGACCATCCGGGAATTCCCCAAACTGGAAGATCCCCGCACCGGCAGGAGCCTCATGGAAAGGACCATCATCGTGTGCAATACATCGGCCATGCCGGTGGCTGCCCGGGACGCCTCCGTCTATACCGGCATCACCCTGGCGGAATATTATCGCCAGGCCGGGTTGCACGTCCTGTTTCTGGCCGATTCCACCAGCCGATGGGCCCAGGCCATGCGGGAGATCTCCGGGCGGCTGGAGGAGATCCCCGGAGAGGAGGCCTTTCCCGCCTATCTGGAGAGCCGCATCGCCGGATTCTATGAGCGGGCCGGGATGATCCGGCTGCGCAACGGAAAGGAGGCCTCGGTGACCATCGGCGGCACGGTGAGTCCGGCCGGGGGAAATTTTGACGAACCGGTCACCCAGGCCACCCTCAAGGTGGTGGGGGCCTTTCACGGGCTCAGCCGTGAACGGAGCGACGCCCGCCGGTATCCGGCCATCGATCCGACGGACAGTTGGAGCAAATACCGGGGGATCATCGATCCGGAAAAGACGGCCTGGGTCCGGTCCCTTTTGCGGCGCAGCGAAGAGGTGCGCCAGATGATCGCCGTGGTGGGGGAAGAAGGGACCCCGATGGACGATTTCACCCTCATGCTCAAGGCCGATTTTTTTGACGCCGCCTACCTCCAGCAGAACGCCTTTGACCCGGTGGACGGGGCCACCCCCAGGGAGCGGCAGCAGTTCGTGTTTGACAAGGCCCTGGAAATCCTGCATCTCCATTTTGAATTCAAGCATAAGGACCAGGCCCGGGAAGTGATGGTTCGGATCACCAGCCTGTTTCGGAACTGGAATTACCTGGCATGGGACCCCGGCGTCCTCCTTCCTGACCAGGCCCCGGAAAGCCGGGGGCAGGACTCGGAGTTCAAGCGGCTGCTGGAAGAGATCGACGGGTTTATCCGCACCATGGGGGGGGCGGCCGATGAGAAGCGGGAAGGAGGGCGCTTCGAACATACCGGGCGTGAAATAGAGGGAGGAGGGGGGCCTGGGGAGGAAGAGGAGGATCACCGCAGCGGGCTGCACAAGTGCGTCAAGTCGGTGAGGGGAGATGGAAGGCCGCGGAGCAGGAAGACGCTGACAGGAGAATACCCGGATTGGGAAGAGGAGGAGTCCGGATCATAG
- a CDS encoding DUF2764 domain-containing protein — translation MGRKHYYLLTALPSLMQFGSAPPLGKSEFLTMVRDSGGPGSAVEVLLLGDDLLEREAVLSGEINLDEVDLSVLSAAQASGARPLPEFLIARGPQDEKVSREVLSVDILWGRYFHYAANMADRLGSRFLGDWVAYEVGLRNALARERAATLGLDARPYLVAEELGNPGAVFHRELEAWKRAPDPLAGLEALERVRWQWLEEQTPWYDFGDDEVLAYGAKLLSLLRWRRILRDEHGEKGVS, via the coding sequence ATGGGGCGAAAACACTACTATCTCCTCACCGCCCTTCCGTCGCTTATGCAGTTTGGAAGCGCTCCCCCCCTTGGGAAATCGGAATTTCTCACCATGGTGCGGGATTCCGGGGGGCCCGGATCTGCCGTGGAAGTGCTGCTGCTGGGGGATGATCTCCTTGAGCGGGAAGCGGTCCTGAGCGGTGAGATAAACCTAGATGAGGTGGACCTGAGTGTCCTTTCCGCGGCCCAGGCCTCCGGGGCCCGCCCCCTGCCGGAATTCCTGATCGCCAGGGGGCCGCAGGATGAAAAGGTCTCCCGGGAGGTCCTTTCCGTGGACATCCTGTGGGGCCGCTATTTTCATTATGCCGCCAATATGGCCGACCGCCTGGGGAGCCGCTTTCTGGGCGACTGGGTGGCCTATGAGGTGGGCCTGAGAAACGCCCTTGCCCGGGAGCGTGCAGCCACGCTGGGCCTGGATGCACGGCCCTATCTGGTGGCGGAGGAGCTGGGAAATCCCGGCGCGGTTTTTCACCGGGAACTGGAGGCATGGAAACGGGCGCCCGACCCCCTGGCAGGTCTCGAGGCCCTGGAGCGGGTTCGCTGGCAATGGCTTGAGGAACAGACGCCCTGGTACGATTTCGGGGATGACGAGGTGCTCGCATACGGGGCCAAGCTCCTGTCGCTGCTTCGTTGGCGCCGGATACTCCGGGACGAACATGGGGAAAAGGGAGTGTCGTGA
- a CDS encoding SGNH/GDSL hydrolase family protein, whose product MRSHVTKIARLVLQGLLILGISFLLGEITVRTYHYFNPLFIFFDDSYNRFRGRPFSYDWDFKLNSQGFKDTEFGQKDDDAYRILGIGDSFAYGVVPYAYNYLTLLESQLREEGLRAEVFNMGIPSIGPKDYFSLLIREGLQLRPDMVLLSFFIGNDILESHRDRKWYSYSYVASLIHYMVKIRPKYEGRIIHGKNVYCDTCPTFAPELYLQIESDRSRIYMTADADTPPFDEALDCLRQLRDVCRKNGIDLVVVLIPDEVQINDVLQREVRNRLSVNQSRWNIQLPNNILTAGLKEMGVDYVDLYPHFVKEAEENRLYKPRDTHWNIAGNQFAADIISNHLRGYVTK is encoded by the coding sequence ATGAGGTCACATGTAACCAAGATTGCACGTCTGGTGCTCCAGGGACTCCTCATCCTGGGCATCTCCTTCCTGTTGGGTGAGATTACCGTACGTACCTATCATTATTTTAACCCCCTGTTCATTTTTTTTGATGATTCCTATAACCGGTTTCGGGGGAGACCCTTCTCCTATGACTGGGATTTCAAGCTCAACTCTCAAGGATTCAAGGACACGGAATTTGGTCAAAAAGATGATGATGCCTATCGTATTTTGGGCATCGGAGACTCGTTTGCGTATGGCGTCGTCCCATATGCATACAATTATCTGACCCTTCTCGAGTCCCAACTCAGGGAAGAAGGCCTGAGGGCCGAGGTATTCAATATGGGGATTCCGAGTATCGGGCCGAAAGACTACTTTTCCTTGCTGATACGGGAAGGCCTTCAGCTCCGGCCGGATATGGTGCTGTTGTCGTTTTTTATCGGCAACGATATCCTCGAAAGTCACAGAGACCGGAAATGGTATTCCTACTCTTACGTGGCGTCCTTGATTCATTATATGGTGAAAATCCGGCCGAAATACGAAGGCCGGATAATTCACGGCAAAAATGTGTATTGTGATACCTGTCCCACCTTTGCTCCAGAACTTTATCTGCAGATTGAATCAGATCGAAGCCGCATCTATATGACCGCGGACGCGGATACCCCCCCTTTTGACGAGGCGCTGGACTGCTTGAGGCAACTCCGGGATGTGTGCCGAAAAAACGGGATTGACCTGGTTGTGGTGCTGATTCCGGACGAAGTCCAGATCAACGACGTCCTCCAGAGGGAGGTCCGCAACCGGCTTTCAGTAAATCAAAGCAGGTGGAATATACAACTTCCAAACAACATACTGACTGCCGGATTGAAAGAGATGGGGGTCGATTATGTGGATTTATATCCGCATTTTGTCAAAGAGGCCGAAGAGAACCGGTTGTATAAGCCGCGGGATACCCATTGGAATATTGCCGGAAATCAGTTCGCTGCTGATATCATTTCAAATCATCTCCGCGGGTATGTAACCAAATAA
- a CDS encoding molybdopterin-dependent oxidoreductase, translating into MVEWKKTFCALCYHNCGLEVLTEGNRIVKVRPDKAHPRTKGYICRKGMRIAHYQAHKERLTHPLKRDGDGFRKIGWDQAIAEIAERLDTIVRTHGPRSLAYMGGGGQGSHMETAFGRTLLTSLGSQYHYSPLAQELTGLFWINGRAYGRQHLHLVPDLDRARNFLVIGWNGYVSNAGVNRARNRITAFAKDPQKQLIVVDPLRSETAQRADQHIQIRIGTAALFLKSMIAIILQEGWEDRTYIEDNTVGFDRISSWFKGWDVAAALEVCGVTGHAVREVARIYAAEPTAMRTDLGLLMDRQSTLNSYLEMLLMAVCGRIGTPGGNVFAGHLMPMGPHSDERDPGTWRTMETGIPAIMGYFPPNVVPEEIMSRNKDRLRAMIISGSNPLRSYADTSAYNEAFKALDLLVTIEIALTETAAMSHYVLPAASAFEKWDAAFFSLTFPEVYFQLRHPSCEALGDPLEEGEIYLRLAKKLGLMPDIPPSLYEAAQGDRKAFALELLKFTGGDRKAARMLPLVVADTLGPSLHSAHLAAVWGLMLMYPPHAVEPLTRAGYEVAPFLGDDLFQGLLDHPEGILIGKLDPDQNLEELKTPDKRIHLYIEELAGWMEEIAPEPERAALKNDAFPMVLVAGRHFPYTANSIMRDPAWNDHEPVCTLLMNPKDAGALNIRDGEAAWIVTEASRASLPVEISDIPAPGTVMIPHGFGLEYDGRVYGVNVNQLTRNHHRDRIAATPLHRYVPCRVEPA; encoded by the coding sequence ATGGTGGAATGGAAAAAGACATTTTGTGCGCTTTGCTATCACAATTGCGGCCTTGAAGTCCTCACAGAAGGCAACCGGATTGTGAAGGTGAGGCCCGATAAGGCCCATCCGAGGACAAAGGGGTATATCTGCCGAAAAGGGATGCGGATCGCGCATTATCAGGCCCATAAGGAGCGCCTGACCCATCCCCTGAAGCGGGACGGGGATGGATTTCGGAAGATCGGCTGGGACCAGGCCATCGCCGAAATCGCCGAAAGACTGGACACCATTGTCAGGACCCATGGTCCGCGGTCATTGGCGTATATGGGCGGCGGGGGTCAGGGGAGCCATATGGAGACCGCTTTCGGACGGACCCTCCTCACGTCATTGGGTTCCCAATATCACTACTCACCCCTGGCCCAGGAATTAACCGGGCTTTTCTGGATCAACGGGAGGGCCTACGGAAGGCAGCACCTCCATCTGGTCCCTGATCTGGACCGGGCCAGGAATTTTCTGGTGATCGGCTGGAACGGATATGTCAGCAATGCCGGCGTCAACCGGGCCAGAAACCGGATCACCGCGTTTGCAAAAGATCCGCAAAAACAGCTTATTGTGGTGGACCCCTTGAGGAGCGAGACGGCCCAACGGGCGGACCAACACATCCAGATCCGGATCGGCACGGCCGCCCTCTTCCTGAAGTCCATGATCGCCATCATCCTTCAGGAGGGATGGGAAGACAGGACCTACATCGAAGACAATACCGTTGGATTCGACAGGATCTCATCGTGGTTCAAGGGGTGGGATGTGGCTGCCGCGCTCGAGGTCTGCGGCGTCACCGGCCACGCGGTCAGGGAGGTTGCCCGGATCTACGCCGCGGAGCCCACCGCCATGAGGACCGATCTGGGGCTCCTCATGGACAGGCAGAGCACCTTGAACTCGTATCTCGAGATGCTCCTCATGGCGGTCTGCGGCCGTATCGGCACGCCCGGAGGCAACGTGTTTGCGGGACACCTGATGCCGATGGGGCCTCATTCCGATGAACGGGACCCGGGGACGTGGCGCACCATGGAAACCGGGATCCCCGCCATCATGGGATATTTTCCCCCCAATGTGGTGCCGGAGGAAATCATGTCCCGGAATAAGGACCGTCTCAGGGCCATGATCATCAGCGGGTCCAATCCCTTAAGGTCCTACGCCGACACCTCGGCCTACAACGAGGCGTTCAAGGCCCTCGATTTGCTGGTCACCATCGAGATCGCCCTGACAGAGACCGCGGCCATGAGTCACTATGTGCTTCCGGCCGCATCGGCCTTTGAAAAATGGGATGCCGCCTTTTTCAGCCTCACCTTTCCCGAGGTCTACTTCCAGCTCCGGCATCCCTCCTGCGAGGCACTGGGGGACCCTCTGGAGGAGGGGGAGATCTACCTGCGGCTGGCCAAAAAGCTGGGACTCATGCCGGACATCCCCCCGTCTCTGTATGAGGCTGCGCAGGGAGACAGAAAGGCCTTTGCCCTGGAACTCCTCAAGTTCACAGGGGGGGACAGGAAGGCCGCACGGATGCTCCCGCTTGTGGTGGCCGACACCCTGGGGCCGTCTCTTCATTCCGCCCACCTGGCAGCGGTCTGGGGTCTGATGCTCATGTACCCCCCGCACGCGGTGGAGCCGTTGACCCGGGCCGGATATGAGGTAGCGCCGTTTCTGGGGGACGATCTGTTTCAGGGTCTCCTGGATCACCCCGAAGGGATCCTGATCGGAAAATTGGACCCGGATCAAAACCTCGAGGAACTGAAGACCCCGGACAAGCGTATCCACCTCTACATCGAGGAACTGGCCGGCTGGATGGAGGAGATCGCTCCGGAACCGGAGAGGGCCGCCCTCAAAAACGACGCTTTCCCGATGGTGCTGGTGGCAGGGCGGCATTTCCCCTATACCGCCAACAGCATCATGCGGGACCCTGCATGGAATGACCATGAGCCGGTCTGCACCCTTCTCATGAACCCGAAAGACGCAGGGGCCCTCAATATTCGGGACGGGGAAGCGGCATGGATCGTGACCGAGGCCTCCAGGGCCAGCCTGCCTGTGGAGATCTCGGACATTCCGGCCCCGGGTACGGTCATGATCCCCCATGGATTCGGTCTTGAATACGACGGCAGGGTCTATGGGGTCAATGTCAATCAATTGACCCGCAATCACCACAGGGACCGGATCGCGGCCACGCCGCTGCACAGATATGTTCCCTGCAGGGTAGAACCGGCCTGA
- a CDS encoding DUF72 domain-containing protein: MDRETSDMAGIDAFQFRDLHPLLFLGTASDRYAGWLGQIYTRERYAGGITRRTKKVGGKTFVEEVLPVASVREYFEHFRALELDFTFYMPLRETNGDPTRVFHLLETYCRHLQDGDRLVLKAPQVIFAKHLYRGSGRVENESYLNPHVFIRQFYEPAVALLNPWLHAIVFEQEYQRKDSRTPPGETAAALETFFKAIPEDDRYHVELRTEALLTGPVFEVLKTYGVGQVLSHWTWLPPLSRQFSMGGKRFFNQKSAMIRLMTPRELRYEDAYARAHPFNALIKGMQTPGMVEDTQRMITTAMDAGTPITVIVNNRAAGNAPLLARQIAHCLQGASPEAG, translated from the coding sequence ATGGACAGGGAAACCTCCGATATGGCCGGGATTGACGCGTTTCAGTTTCGGGACCTCCATCCCCTTTTGTTTTTGGGGACCGCCAGCGACCGGTATGCCGGCTGGCTGGGTCAGATCTATACCCGGGAACGGTATGCCGGGGGGATCACCCGGCGGACCAAGAAAGTGGGGGGGAAGACCTTTGTGGAAGAGGTCCTTCCCGTGGCCTCTGTCCGGGAATATTTTGAACACTTCAGGGCACTCGAACTGGATTTCACCTTTTATATGCCCCTGCGGGAAACGAACGGGGACCCCACCCGGGTCTTTCACCTCCTTGAAACCTATTGCCGGCACCTTCAGGACGGGGATCGGCTGGTCCTGAAGGCGCCCCAGGTCATTTTTGCGAAACACCTGTACCGGGGATCCGGCCGTGTTGAGAACGAATCCTATCTGAATCCCCATGTGTTTATCCGGCAGTTCTATGAACCGGCCGTAGCCCTTTTGAATCCCTGGCTCCATGCCATTGTCTTTGAGCAGGAATACCAGCGGAAGGACAGCCGGACCCCTCCCGGAGAAACGGCCGCCGCCCTGGAAACCTTTTTCAAGGCCATTCCAGAGGACGACCGGTACCACGTGGAGCTTCGCACCGAGGCCCTGCTGACCGGTCCTGTCTTTGAGGTCCTGAAAACATACGGGGTAGGGCAGGTCCTGTCCCACTGGACCTGGCTCCCGCCGCTCTCCAGACAGTTTTCCATGGGAGGGAAGCGGTTTTTTAATCAAAAAAGTGCAATGATCCGCCTGATGACCCCGAGGGAGTTGCGATACGAGGACGCCTATGCCCGGGCCCATCCCTTTAATGCGCTGATCAAGGGGATGCAGACCCCCGGAATGGTGGAGGACACCCAACGGATGATCACCACGGCCATGGATGCAGGAACCCCCATCACGGTTATCGTCAACAACCGGGCCGCCGGAAACGCCCCCCTCCTGGCCCGCCAGATTGCCCACTGTCTGCAGGGGGCATCCCCCGAAGCCGGCTAA
- a CDS encoding PaaI family thioesterase, protein MRKLNPDHIAAVAGRVNACPYFSLLSMEIITLGPGTSLLKIDVQEKHLQPYGIVHGGVYSSMIDAAGFWASYTEIEDPLALTTVEMKLNYLAPAAGGIFTARGKVIKTGKTICLAEAAILDEKKRLLAHGTATMMVLESLQLQGQSGFPPKFLD, encoded by the coding sequence ATGAGAAAACTGAATCCCGACCATATCGCGGCCGTTGCCGGCCGCGTCAACGCCTGTCCCTATTTCAGCCTCCTCTCCATGGAGATAATCACCCTCGGCCCCGGCACGTCTCTGCTGAAGATAGACGTACAAGAGAAGCATCTCCAGCCCTACGGGATCGTCCACGGAGGGGTCTACTCCTCCATGATCGATGCCGCGGGTTTCTGGGCCAGCTATACGGAGATCGAAGACCCTCTTGCACTGACCACCGTGGAGATGAAGTTGAATTACCTTGCCCCTGCAGCAGGCGGCATATTCACGGCAAGGGGAAAAGTGATTAAAACCGGAAAGACCATCTGCCTGGCCGAAGCGGCCATCTTGGATGAGAAGAAACGGCTCCTGGCCCATGGAACGGCCACCATGATGGTCCTGGAGTCCCTGCAATTGCAGGGACAGTCCGGTTTTCCGCCCAAGTTTTTGGATTAG